A window from Flammeovirgaceae bacterium encodes these proteins:
- the rsmH gene encoding 16S rRNA (cytosine(1402)-N(4))-methyltransferase RsmH, giving the protein MGGARYHQPVLLSKCISALNIDPEGVYVDVTFGGGGHSLKILERIKGGRLIAFDQDEDARREAEKINYRSFTFCQANFKYMKKYLKLNQITRVNGILADLGVSSHQIDAPGRGFSTRFDGPLDMRMDVKGKVTAARVLNEYPEGELHKVFGMYGEVKNARTTAKMVVQARNRKRFERNYDLLEVLKPIAPRGKDFKYFAQVFQALRIEVNKEMEALESFLLQCGEVVGPGGRLVVISYHSLEDRLVKNYINTGKVHGELEKDFYGNPIRPFKAVNRKPIMAEEEELEQNNRARSAKLRIAERLWI; this is encoded by the coding sequence ATGGGCGGGGCACGCTATCACCAGCCTGTCTTGCTCAGTAAATGTATTTCCGCCCTCAACATCGACCCGGAAGGGGTTTATGTGGACGTAACCTTTGGGGGGGGCGGGCACAGTTTGAAAATACTGGAAAGGATCAAAGGTGGGCGGTTGATTGCCTTTGATCAGGACGAGGATGCGAGGCGCGAGGCCGAAAAAATCAACTACCGTTCTTTTACATTTTGTCAAGCCAACTTCAAGTACATGAAAAAGTATTTGAAGCTAAACCAAATCACCCGCGTAAACGGCATACTGGCTGACCTGGGGGTTTCGTCCCACCAGATCGATGCACCAGGGCGGGGGTTTTCAACCCGCTTTGATGGCCCCCTCGACATGCGAATGGACGTGAAGGGAAAAGTTACCGCGGCCCGGGTTTTAAATGAATACCCGGAAGGGGAACTGCATAAGGTTTTTGGAATGTACGGGGAGGTAAAAAATGCCAGGACGACAGCCAAAATGGTAGTGCAGGCCAGAAACCGGAAAAGGTTTGAACGCAATTATGATTTGCTGGAAGTATTGAAGCCCATAGCCCCCCGGGGAAAGGACTTCAAATATTTTGCCCAGGTTTTTCAGGCATTGCGCATTGAGGTGAACAAAGAGATGGAAGCTTTGGAATCCTTTCTCCTGCAGTGCGGTGAGGTGGTGGGCCCGGGCGGAAGACTGGTGGTAATATCGTACCACTCGTTGGAAGACAGGTTGGTAAAAAATTACATCAACACAGGAAAGGTACATGGCGAATTGGAAAAAGATTTTTATGGCAACCCCATCAGGCCATTTAAAGCGGTCAACCGAAAGCCAATAATGGCCGAGGAGGAAGAGCTTGAACAAAATAACAGGGCGCGAAGCGCAAAATTAAGGATTGCCGAAAGGTTATGGATATGA
- the mraZ gene encoding division/cell wall cluster transcriptional repressor MraZ gives MTFFTSEYESKLDSKGRLVLPARIKSQLPDGSGHELVIRRGFEPCLILYPMVEFRKVFSKISGLSEFNEEYRKLQRNFFSGTATVELDANGRFLIPKNMLGYSQIDKEAILVGMGNKVEIWNPDQYGKHLINDPGELSKLAQKYLDE, from the coding sequence ATGACTTTCTTCACCAGTGAGTATGAGAGCAAATTGGATTCCAAGGGGAGGCTGGTATTGCCTGCCCGGATCAAAAGCCAGTTGCCGGACGGTTCCGGCCATGAGCTGGTGATCCGCAGGGGGTTTGAGCCATGCCTTATCCTCTATCCTATGGTGGAATTCAGGAAAGTCTTCTCAAAGATTTCAGGCCTTAGCGAATTCAACGAAGAGTACCGGAAGTTGCAACGCAACTTTTTCTCCGGAACGGCCACCGTTGAACTTGATGCCAACGGCCGGTTTCTCATTCCAAAAAACATGCTGGGGTATTCCCAAATCGACAAGGAGGCCATCCTGGTGGGCATGGGCAATAAGGTGGAGATATGGAACCCCGACCAGTATGGGAAACATCTGATCAATGACCCTGGTGAGTTGTCTAAACTGGCGCAGAAATACCTTGACGAGTAA
- a CDS encoding TonB-dependent receptor has translation MRALFFLPFILGPFVVAYAQGDTIRLDEVVVHSNRIQTGFDEGSANVIVIMPQDIKNAPAISPSDVLRYYAGMDIRQRGANGVQADPGIRGSTFDQVLILVNGIKMSDPQSGHHAMNLPIDIANIERIEIIKGPAARIYGQNAFAGAINFITKTPEKNGLTVQLTGGDFEMWGGKISGAYVGDKASHFASIGRDQSGGYKYNTDYSINNFFYQSKVKTGTGTITVMGGITGRKFGANGFYASEDFRDQYEEVQTSLASLSYDPQTNGAWSVRPRVYFRGNKDDYIFIRSNPAYYENIHTGKTFGMEVNTTHEGKLGSTGIGIDLNRVGLESNNLGDHDRDVATLFAEHRFVLFDNKLDATPGAQMNYYSDFGLNVFPGIDIGYTVGQSVKLFGNWGYTYRVPSFTDLYYSDPANQGNPALKPEKAVSYELGVKLLGVRGLFGQVSYFARQGKNTIDWTRNAANEPWQAGNISKVGMDGMDLTVLFSPSSFTGQKSAIQKLDINYTYIGNVEVSSGDALFSRYALDNLKHQFSAGLSLQYTKWLRQSVYFRYADRATLDDYTVVDSRISINAGRMDVFMDATNIFNTLYKETNLVVMPGRWFKMGVSYKM, from the coding sequence TTGAGAGCACTCTTTTTCCTTCCTTTTATACTTGGGCCATTTGTTGTTGCCTATGCCCAGGGCGATACCATCCGGCTGGATGAAGTGGTGGTCCATTCCAACAGGATACAAACCGGCTTTGACGAGGGTTCTGCCAATGTGATCGTAATCATGCCTCAGGACATTAAAAATGCCCCGGCCATTAGCCCATCGGATGTGTTGCGCTATTATGCAGGCATGGACATCCGGCAGCGCGGGGCCAATGGTGTTCAGGCCGATCCAGGGATAAGGGGAAGTACATTTGACCAGGTTTTGATTTTGGTCAATGGGATTAAAATGAGCGATCCCCAATCGGGGCACCACGCCATGAACCTGCCGATAGATATTGCCAATATTGAAAGGATAGAAATAATCAAGGGGCCGGCAGCCCGTATCTATGGACAAAATGCCTTTGCCGGGGCCATCAACTTCATCACAAAAACCCCGGAAAAAAATGGCCTCACGGTGCAATTAACGGGCGGTGATTTCGAAATGTGGGGAGGTAAAATCAGCGGGGCCTATGTGGGCGATAAAGCAAGCCATTTCGCAAGCATAGGCCGCGACCAGTCAGGCGGGTATAAATACAATACGGACTACAGCATCAACAATTTTTTCTATCAATCAAAGGTAAAAACAGGGACGGGCACCATTACGGTCATGGGCGGCATTACCGGGAGGAAATTTGGTGCCAATGGGTTTTATGCAAGCGAGGATTTTCGCGACCAGTATGAAGAGGTGCAAACCAGCCTGGCCTCGTTGTCCTATGACCCACAAACCAACGGGGCGTGGTCGGTGCGGCCCCGGGTGTACTTCAGGGGAAACAAAGACGACTATATATTCATCAGGTCCAATCCTGCTTATTATGAAAACATACATACAGGAAAAACCTTTGGCATGGAGGTAAACACCACCCATGAGGGAAAGCTTGGCAGCACGGGCATTGGCATTGACCTCAACAGGGTGGGGCTGGAAAGCAACAACCTGGGGGACCATGACCGGGACGTGGCTACGTTGTTTGCCGAGCACCGCTTTGTTTTGTTTGATAATAAGTTGGATGCCACCCCGGGGGCGCAGATGAACTATTATTCCGATTTTGGCTTGAACGTGTTCCCGGGCATTGACATCGGCTATACGGTAGGGCAGTCGGTAAAGTTGTTTGGCAATTGGGGATACACCTATCGCGTACCCTCTTTCACCGACTTGTATTATTCCGACCCTGCCAACCAGGGAAACCCCGCTTTGAAGCCTGAAAAAGCAGTTTCGTATGAGCTTGGTGTTAAACTTTTGGGCGTCCGTGGGCTCTTTGGGCAAGTGAGCTATTTTGCCCGGCAGGGAAAGAACACCATAGACTGGACGAGAAATGCCGCCAATGAGCCATGGCAGGCCGGGAACATATCAAAAGTGGGCATGGATGGGATGGACCTTACGGTCTTATTTTCGCCTTCTTCTTTTACAGGACAAAAGAGTGCCATCCAAAAATTGGACATCAATTACACCTATATAGGAAACGTGGAAGTCTCGAGTGGCGATGCCCTTTTTTCGAGATATGCCCTGGACAACCTAAAACACCAGTTTTCGGCAGGGTTAAGCCTTCAATACACCAAATGGCTGAGGCAGTCTGTTTATTTCAGGTATGCAGACCGGGCGACATTGGACGATTATACGGTTGTGGACTCCAGGATAAGCATAAACGCTGGCCGGATGGACGTTTTTATGGATGCCACCAATATTTTCAACACCCTATATAAGGAGACCAACCTGGTGGTCATGCCTGGCAGGTGGTTTAAAATGGGGGTTTCCTATAAAATGTAA
- a CDS encoding CoA transferase, whose translation MQDSEMFKDLMVVELASVLAGPSVGQFFAELGAQVVKVENLRTGGDVTRTWKGKGESDGAMSAYYTSVNWGKKSLAVDLSTKDGKEIVHQLAAKADVVVASYKPGDAEKLGVDFPTLSLLNPSLIYGQVTGYGPDNERVGYDAVIQAESGFMDLNGEAGGAPLKMPVALIDVLAAHQLKEGLLLAMIRRAATGKGSLVEVSLIQAAVASLANQAANWLVANQLPVRKGSAHPNIAPYGDTYIAQDNRRVLLAVGSDRQFKYLCALLGMSGLASDPAFVNNAQRVKNREGLNVALQEGISRMGTMDFMAGCNRYKIPAGIIQDLKGVFEMKEAKEILIHGDGITGTRNMVGHCNGSLPNVSRLTAPPRFGQHSEEILTGMLGLSAAEITQLRQKKAIN comes from the coding sequence ATGCAAGATAGCGAAATGTTCAAGGATTTGATGGTTGTGGAACTGGCCTCTGTGCTGGCGGGGCCAAGCGTAGGCCAATTTTTTGCCGAGCTGGGGGCACAGGTGGTAAAAGTGGAGAACCTCCGGACGGGTGGCGATGTTACACGCACCTGGAAGGGAAAAGGCGAAAGCGATGGTGCCATGTCGGCATATTATACTTCCGTGAATTGGGGGAAAAAAAGCCTGGCGGTGGACCTTTCCACAAAGGACGGAAAAGAGATCGTTCACCAATTGGCGGCAAAGGCCGATGTGGTGGTTGCGAGCTACAAGCCGGGGGATGCAGAAAAACTGGGAGTGGATTTTCCCACCCTCTCCCTGCTCAACCCTTCTTTGATCTACGGGCAAGTGACGGGATATGGCCCGGACAACGAACGGGTGGGGTATGATGCGGTCATCCAGGCCGAATCCGGGTTTATGGACTTGAACGGGGAAGCAGGCGGGGCACCCTTGAAAATGCCCGTGGCCCTGATTGACGTGCTGGCCGCGCACCAACTAAAGGAGGGCTTGTTGCTGGCCATGATACGCAGGGCAGCAACGGGTAAGGGAAGCCTGGTGGAAGTATCCCTCATTCAAGCGGCAGTGGCATCATTGGCCAACCAGGCGGCCAATTGGTTGGTGGCCAACCAACTACCGGTGCGCAAAGGCTCTGCCCACCCCAACATTGCACCTTATGGTGATACCTACATCGCCCAGGACAACAGGCGGGTGCTGCTGGCAGTGGGCAGCGACCGGCAGTTTAAATATCTGTGTGCCCTGTTGGGGATGAGCGGGTTGGCATCGGACCCTGCGTTTGTCAATAATGCCCAGCGCGTAAAAAACAGGGAGGGGCTGAATGTTGCGCTCCAGGAGGGCATATCAAGAATGGGCACAATGGATTTTATGGCAGGGTGCAACAGATATAAGATACCAGCGGGAATAATCCAGGACCTTAAAGGGGTATTTGAAATGAAGGAAGCAAAGGAAATTTTAATACACGGTGACGGGATAACAGGAACGAGGAACATGGTAGGCCATTGCAACGGTAGCCTTCCCAACGTATCGCGCCTCACTGCGCCACCCCGGTTTGGCCAGCACTCGGAGGAAATCCTAACCGGTATGTTGGGGTTGTCCGCAGCGGAAATAACCCAACTTCGCCAGAAAAAAGCCATTAACTAA
- a CDS encoding TlpA family protein disulfide reductase — MWPLITRILYPKNMRLYPFLLLVSILVSCSRPPGPKPGPWRGVIGMQGQELPINFTINKKGNTYTATLKNVDEEIALDEVCLRGDSVVMVMHIFDSEIHARTDGEIMDGYFVKNYEKDVKLPFKAEFGEEYRFAKSGGLPSENFTGKYAVEFVHEQDTTVAIGIFNQNGNEVAGTFLTPTGDYRYLQGNVVDGKMMLSAFDGNHAYVFAATKTGEGTLTGDFWNGKDWHETWTGTKDDNAKLPDAESLTFLKDGYDKIEFSFPDVNGKMVSLTDDKFKDKVVILQIFGTWCPNCMDETKFLSKWYIKNEDRGIEILGLAYEAKDDFAYASGRVKKMKEKLSVPYGFVIAGNKDKEEAAKTLPMLNHILSFPTTIFIGKDGTVRNIHTGFTGPGTGIYYERFIQRFNQIVDDCLREAPPAKGGNF, encoded by the coding sequence ATGTGGCCACTAATTACAAGAATATTGTACCCGAAAAACATGAGGTTATATCCATTTCTACTATTGGTTTCCATCCTTGTTTCCTGTAGCCGCCCACCAGGCCCGAAGCCTGGCCCGTGGCGGGGGGTGATAGGCATGCAAGGCCAGGAATTGCCCATAAATTTTACCATAAACAAGAAAGGCAATACGTACACGGCAACCCTAAAAAACGTGGATGAGGAAATTGCCCTGGACGAGGTGTGCCTAAGGGGCGACTCGGTGGTTATGGTCATGCATATTTTTGATTCTGAAATCCATGCCAGGACCGATGGGGAAATCATGGATGGCTACTTTGTGAAAAACTATGAGAAGGATGTCAAGCTGCCTTTTAAAGCCGAGTTTGGCGAGGAGTACAGGTTTGCAAAGTCAGGTGGCCTGCCTTCCGAAAATTTTACAGGAAAATATGCGGTTGAGTTTGTCCACGAACAGGATACCACCGTTGCCATAGGCATATTCAACCAAAACGGCAACGAAGTGGCGGGCACTTTCCTTACCCCCACCGGTGACTACCGGTACCTGCAAGGCAATGTGGTGGATGGTAAAATGATGCTGAGTGCTTTCGATGGAAACCATGCCTATGTTTTTGCGGCCACAAAAACAGGAGAGGGCACCTTGACAGGGGACTTTTGGAATGGGAAAGACTGGCACGAGACGTGGACGGGGACAAAAGACGACAATGCCAAATTGCCGGATGCCGAATCTTTGACATTTTTAAAAGATGGCTATGACAAAATTGAATTTTCCTTTCCCGATGTAAACGGGAAAATGGTAAGCCTGACGGACGACAAATTCAAAGACAAGGTTGTTATCCTGCAGATCTTTGGTACCTGGTGCCCCAACTGTATGGACGAAACGAAATTCCTGTCAAAATGGTACATTAAAAACGAGGACCGGGGCATTGAAATTTTAGGACTTGCCTATGAAGCCAAGGATGACTTTGCCTATGCCAGTGGAAGGGTGAAGAAGATGAAGGAAAAGCTGTCTGTTCCTTACGGTTTTGTCATTGCCGGCAACAAGGACAAAGAGGAGGCGGCCAAAACACTCCCTATGCTCAACCATATACTCTCCTTTCCCACCACCATTTTTATCGGAAAGGACGGCACCGTGAGAAACATCCATACGGGCTTTACCGGGCCGGGCACCGGCATCTATTATGAGCGGTTCATCCAGCGGTTCAACCAAATTGTGGATGACTGCCTACGCGAAGCCCCTCCGGCAAAAGGCGGGAACTTTTGA
- the mnmA gene encoding tRNA 2-thiouridine(34) synthase MnmA, which translates to MAKKVVVGLSGGVDSSVAAYLLKGQGYEVIGMFMKNWHDDSVTLSNECPWLDDSNDAMIVAQHLGIPFQTIDLSTEYKKRIVDYMFAEYQRGRTPNPDVLCNREIKFDIFLKAAMKLGADFVATGHYCRKDEQLMDGKTIHRLLAGKDSNKDQSYFLCQLTQAQLAKALFPIGELTKPEVRAIARKMGLATADKKDSQGLCFIGKVHLPDFLQQKLKAKKGKVIEIPRDAAIFDNGTDGEDYATLVQPYHLSPGAGHVVGEHNGAHFYTIGQRKGLNMGGFPKPMFVIGTDTGQNLIYMGQGEDHPGLYRKGLFVRQGDEHWVRTDLALGEGESKRYKVRIRYRQPLENANLIRKKEGTYVVFDHPQRGVAPGQFATWYEGDELIGSGVIN; encoded by the coding sequence ATGGCAAAAAAAGTAGTGGTAGGCCTTTCGGGCGGTGTTGATTCCAGCGTGGCCGCGTACCTGCTGAAAGGGCAGGGCTATGAGGTTATTGGCATGTTCATGAAAAACTGGCATGACGATTCCGTAACCCTCAGCAACGAGTGCCCTTGGCTGGACGACAGCAATGATGCCATGATAGTGGCACAGCACCTTGGCATTCCCTTTCAAACCATTGACCTGAGCACGGAATACAAAAAGCGGATAGTGGACTACATGTTCGCGGAGTACCAGCGGGGTCGCACCCCCAACCCGGACGTGCTCTGCAACCGTGAGATCAAGTTCGATATATTCCTCAAGGCCGCAATGAAACTGGGTGCCGATTTTGTGGCCACCGGGCACTATTGCCGCAAGGACGAACAACTTATGGATGGAAAAACAATCCATAGGCTATTGGCGGGCAAGGACAGCAACAAGGATCAAAGTTATTTTCTGTGCCAGCTTACCCAGGCACAGTTGGCAAAGGCCCTCTTTCCCATTGGGGAGCTGACCAAGCCGGAGGTCCGGGCGATCGCAAGAAAAATGGGGCTGGCCACTGCCGATAAAAAAGACTCCCAGGGGCTTTGCTTTATCGGCAAGGTACACCTTCCCGATTTTCTCCAGCAAAAGCTAAAGGCCAAAAAAGGGAAAGTCATCGAAATACCGCGTGATGCCGCCATTTTTGACAATGGCACGGACGGGGAAGACTACGCCACCCTTGTCCAGCCTTACCATTTAAGCCCCGGTGCGGGGCATGTCGTGGGCGAGCACAATGGTGCACATTTTTACACCATAGGGCAACGCAAAGGGTTGAACATGGGCGGCTTTCCAAAACCGATGTTCGTCATCGGCACCGATACCGGTCAAAATTTGATCTATATGGGCCAGGGGGAAGACCACCCGGGCTTGTACAGAAAGGGGCTGTTTGTCCGTCAGGGTGACGAGCATTGGGTACGCACCGATTTGGCCCTGGGGGAGGGTGAATCCAAACGCTACAAGGTAAGGATAAGGTACCGCCAGCCGCTTGAAAACGCCAACCTCATCAGAAAAAAAGAGGGCACCTACGTGGTCTTTGACCACCCACAGCGCGGGGTTGCCCCCGGGCAATTTGCCACCTGGTACGAGGGTGACGAACTCATCGGCTCCGGTGTGATCAACTAA
- a CDS encoding pentapeptide repeat-containing protein: MKKLKTLVLMGLMGIAVATFGQDRTVDVARRADRMDRTQQVRLQQARLDQAGLAQQRMWMARAKHDRLQDARLKDKRIKDARLKDKRIKDARLKDKRIKDARLKDKRIKDARLKDKRIKDARLKDKRLKDKRIKDARLKHKRKKDAREDAAGN, encoded by the coding sequence ATGAAAAAGCTAAAGACGTTGGTGCTTATGGGCCTGATGGGGATTGCGGTGGCCACCTTTGGGCAGGACCGGACAGTGGACGTGGCGAGGCGTGCGGACAGGATGGACCGCACACAACAAGTGCGGTTGCAGCAGGCAAGGTTGGACCAGGCTGGCCTCGCGCAGCAGAGGATGTGGATGGCGCGGGCCAAGCATGACAGGCTTCAGGATGCCCGCTTAAAAGACAAGCGTATCAAGGACGCCCGCTTGAAGGACAAGCGCATCAAGGATGCCCGCTTGAAGGACAAACGCATCAAAGACGCCCGCTTGAAGGACAAGCGCATCAAGGATGCCCGCTTAAAAGACAAGCGCATCAAAGATGCCCGCTTGAAGGATAAACGCCTGAAAGATAAACGCATCAAAGACGCCAGGTTAAAGCACAAAAGGAAAAAGGATGCCAGGGAAGATGCGGCAGGAAACTAG
- a CDS encoding fibronectin type III domain-containing protein, translating into MKRTGLYMLLCCLAFSCDTDEAEFPVLTTSGAQQIGRTSVVLEVEVREVGSIRPIRYGFLWGMAPGMDIFNAANRLDLGNISERGKHSIKLELLSPGTRYFVRSFAANQEYSKIYYGNEMSFTTLD; encoded by the coding sequence ATGAAAAGGACCGGTTTGTACATGCTATTGTGTTGCCTGGCGTTTTCTTGCGATACCGATGAAGCCGAATTTCCGGTATTGACCACTTCAGGGGCCCAACAAATCGGAAGGACCAGCGTGGTGTTGGAAGTGGAGGTCAGGGAGGTGGGCAGCATCCGGCCTATACGGTATGGTTTTTTGTGGGGCATGGCCCCCGGCATGGATATTTTCAACGCGGCCAACCGCCTCGACCTTGGCAACATAAGCGAGAGGGGAAAGCACAGCATCAAACTGGAGCTGCTATCGCCCGGTACCCGGTATTTCGTCCGTTCCTTTGCCGCCAATCAAGAATATTCAAAGATTTATTACGGGAACGAAATGTCTTTTACCACCCTGGATTAG
- a CDS encoding DUF502 domain-containing protein translates to MRQTFRKFARYFFSGTLFIVPLTATAYVIYMGFSWLDGLLNLPIPGIGFLIIVAAISIFGYLTSTYAFQAFVEVLEIGMHRLPFIKLIYSSVKDLLSAFVGEKKKFDKPVLVTINKENEIYQIGFVTQKDLSDLGLNEMVVVYLPHSYAISGYHYLVPKANVKPIQISGPSAMKFIVSGGVSGFKEL, encoded by the coding sequence ATGCGCCAAACATTCAGAAAATTTGCCAGGTATTTTTTTAGCGGCACCTTGTTTATCGTGCCCCTTACGGCCACCGCCTATGTGATATACATGGGGTTTAGCTGGCTGGATGGTTTATTGAACTTGCCCATTCCCGGTATTGGCTTTTTGATCATCGTGGCAGCAATAAGCATTTTTGGCTACCTCACCTCCACCTATGCCTTCCAGGCATTTGTGGAAGTGCTCGAAATAGGTATGCACCGGCTCCCGTTTATTAAATTGATCTACTCCTCGGTAAAAGACTTGCTTTCTGCCTTTGTTGGCGAAAAGAAAAAGTTTGACAAACCAGTGCTGGTCACCATCAACAAGGAGAATGAGATTTATCAAATCGGGTTTGTCACACAAAAGGATTTGTCCGACCTGGGCCTGAACGAAATGGTGGTGGTGTACCTTCCCCATTCCTATGCCATTTCCGGTTATCATTACCTCGTTCCAAAAGCCAATGTCAAGCCCATCCAGATATCGGGTCCTTCGGCCATGAAGTTCATCGTCTCTGGCGGGGTCTCCGGGTTTAAGGAATTGTAG
- the nqrE gene encoding NADH:ubiquinone reductase (Na(+)-transporting) subunit E: MELISIGIKSIFVENMIFAYFLGMCSYLAVSKKVSTAMGLGAAVIFVLTIIVPANWMVQEYILKENALVWISPQFEGVNLEFLQFIMFIAIIAAMVQLVEMIVEKVSPALYGSLGIFLPLIAVNCAILGGALFMVQRDYTLAEATVFGFGSGVGWMLAIVALAAIREKLKYSNVPDGLRGLGLTMIITGLMGIAFKSFIGIAM; the protein is encoded by the coding sequence ATGGAACTGATAAGCATAGGAATAAAATCAATTTTTGTAGAGAACATGATCTTTGCCTATTTTTTGGGCATGTGTTCGTACCTGGCGGTATCCAAGAAGGTTTCCACGGCCATGGGCCTTGGGGCAGCTGTGATTTTTGTTTTGACGATCATCGTTCCTGCCAACTGGATGGTGCAGGAATACATATTGAAAGAAAATGCCCTGGTGTGGATCAGCCCGCAGTTTGAAGGCGTAAACCTTGAATTCCTTCAGTTTATCATGTTCATCGCCATTATAGCGGCCATGGTGCAATTGGTGGAGATGATCGTGGAGAAGGTATCGCCCGCCCTTTATGGGTCACTGGGGATTTTCCTTCCCCTGATAGCCGTGAACTGTGCCATACTTGGGGGCGCGTTGTTTATGGTGCAGCGGGATTATACCCTGGCGGAAGCCACCGTATTTGGTTTTGGCTCCGGTGTGGGCTGGATGCTGGCCATTGTGGCCCTGGCCGCCATTAGGGAAAAACTAAAATATTCAAATGTGCCGGATGGATTGCGTGGGCTGGGGCTCACGATGATCATTACAGGGTTAATGGGCATTGCATTTAAGTCTTTCATCGGCATTGCCATGTAA
- a CDS encoding NADH:ubiquinone reductase (Na(+)-transporting) subunit D, whose product MSTEVVEQKAVKKAAEPLLSKRRKKIVTDPLNEENPITVQVLGICSALAITIKMEPTIIMGLAVIFTVVFSNLIISLIRNFIPNRIRIIVQLAVVATFVTLVSEFLKAYNYPMFKVLGAFVGLIITNCIVMGRLEAFAMGNKPYDSILDGFGSGLGYAWIILAVSFFREFLGSGSILNFKVFEALGIPYVNNGLMVDSIGAFMILAIIIWVQRTKSGYVEQ is encoded by the coding sequence ATGAGCACAGAAGTAGTTGAACAAAAAGCAGTAAAGAAGGCAGCAGAACCCCTGTTGTCAAAAAGGCGCAAGAAAATAGTCACCGACCCGCTTAATGAAGAAAACCCGATTACCGTTCAGGTATTGGGAATATGTTCAGCGCTGGCCATCACCATTAAAATGGAGCCGACCATTATCATGGGGTTGGCCGTGATTTTTACCGTGGTGTTCTCCAACCTGATCATCTCCTTGATAAGGAATTTCATCCCGAACCGTATCCGTATTATCGTGCAATTGGCGGTGGTGGCCACATTTGTTACGTTGGTGAGCGAGTTTTTGAAAGCCTACAACTATCCGATGTTTAAAGTGTTGGGCGCGTTTGTAGGGCTTATCATCACCAACTGCATTGTGATGGGGCGCCTGGAAGCATTTGCCATGGGCAATAAACCATACGATTCGATTTTGGACGGATTCGGCAGTGGGCTGGGCTATGCGTGGATCATCCTGGCCGTGTCCTTCTTTAGGGAATTTTTAGGGTCTGGGTCTATATTGAACTTTAAGGTTTTTGAAGCCTTGGGCATTCCCTATGTGAACAACGGCCTGATGGTGGATTCAATTGGTGCCTTTATGATCCTGGCCATTATCATCTGGGTACAACGCACCAAGTCCGGATATGTGGAGCAATAA
- the nqrC gene encoding NADH:ubiquinone reductase (Na(+)-transporting) subunit C, producing MRQSNYYIIGFTLITTFFVGGVLAVTSLLLGPRQALSIEYDTKSQILGAVMTITKKDDVLGIYDKRIKSLVVNYKGEEVKTDAKGQPLVAEKVDVAKNYKLKPEDRLFPVFKYMDEQDSSKIDAYILPVYGNGLWDKIWGFIALDNKLETVKGVSFGHKAETPGLGARIADDPVVSERFVGKKIYDDKGNLVSVEMVKGEKGLPLDSHHVDGMSGATMTGNGVNKMLKSYLDCYESYFEKVKSQQVAGL from the coding sequence GTGCGACAGTCTAATTATTACATTATTGGGTTCACCCTCATCACTACCTTTTTTGTAGGGGGGGTTCTGGCGGTCACTTCCCTATTGCTGGGCCCACGCCAGGCTTTGTCCATTGAGTATGATACCAAATCCCAGATATTGGGGGCGGTGATGACGATTACGAAAAAAGATGACGTGCTCGGCATTTATGACAAGCGCATCAAAAGCCTGGTCGTAAACTACAAAGGCGAGGAGGTAAAGACCGATGCCAAAGGGCAGCCCTTGGTGGCCGAGAAAGTGGATGTGGCCAAAAATTATAAACTGAAGCCTGAGGACAGGTTGTTCCCGGTGTTTAAATATATGGACGAACAAGACTCCAGCAAAATTGATGCTTACATTTTGCCCGTGTACGGAAATGGCTTGTGGGACAAGATATGGGGCTTTATCGCTTTGGACAATAAACTGGAGACGGTAAAGGGGGTATCCTTTGGACATAAGGCCGAAACCCCGGGGCTGGGCGCACGCATTGCCGATGACCCGGTGGTGAGCGAGCGGTTTGTGGGCAAGAAGATATATGACGACAAGGGCAACCTTGTTTCCGTTGAAATGGTGAAGGGCGAGAAAGGGTTGCCGTTGGACAGCCACCATGTGGACGGCATGTCCGGTGCCACCATGACGGGAAATGGGGTGAACAAGATGCTAAAAAGTTATTTGGATTGCTATGAATCGTATTTTGAGAAAGTAAAGTCACAACAAGTGGCAGGGCTTTAA